The Candidatus Koribacter versatilis Ellin345 genome has a segment encoding these proteins:
- the hpnR gene encoding hopanoid C-3 methylase HpnR produces MKKFKALFVHPSALMSSKVFLRLEPIGCELVAAACKAAGYDVRLLDLQIFSHKDYFRILDEWKPDAIGFSLNYLPNVPEVVDLAKETKRKMPGVFFFVGGHSASFVAKDILNHAEGAIDCVVRGEGEGVAPRVLEAAADDRKRVHELPGVVSLDGEGPHAEMVKSIDDLHPARELTSKRKSYFIGVLDPAASVEFTRGCPWDCVFCSAWTFYGRSYRKRSPESAAEEMARIKEPGVFLVDDVCFIEPEHGFAIGRELEKRNVKKEYYLETRGDVLLRNKEVFKYWRKLGLEYMFLGLEAIDDEGLKANRKRTTAGKNLEALEFTRKEGITVALNIIADPSWDKAKFAAVREWSLSVPEIVSISVNTPYPGTESWLTESREFSTRDYRLFDVQHAVMPTKMSLEEFYRELVNTQKAMTMKYMGWRAALDATSIAAKLLMRGQTNFVKMLFKFDSVYNAERQIAEHREPVKYEMSMPQRMTGKVDRSKLYIHPQELVKLQPQG; encoded by the coding sequence ATGAAGAAATTCAAAGCGCTGTTTGTGCACCCAAGTGCACTGATGTCGTCCAAAGTGTTTTTGCGTTTGGAGCCGATTGGCTGCGAGCTAGTGGCGGCGGCCTGCAAGGCTGCGGGATATGACGTCCGGCTGCTGGATCTGCAGATCTTTTCGCACAAGGATTATTTCCGCATTCTTGATGAGTGGAAGCCGGATGCGATTGGGTTCTCTCTGAACTATTTGCCTAACGTTCCCGAAGTTGTGGATTTGGCGAAAGAGACGAAGCGGAAGATGCCGGGCGTGTTTTTCTTCGTCGGCGGGCATAGCGCGTCGTTTGTGGCGAAGGACATTTTGAACCACGCCGAAGGCGCGATTGATTGCGTAGTGCGCGGCGAGGGCGAGGGAGTCGCTCCACGTGTTTTGGAAGCCGCGGCAGACGATCGCAAGCGGGTGCATGAATTGCCGGGTGTGGTGTCCCTGGATGGCGAAGGGCCGCATGCGGAGATGGTGAAGTCGATTGACGATTTGCATCCGGCACGCGAGCTGACTTCAAAGCGGAAGAGTTATTTCATCGGGGTGCTGGATCCGGCAGCGTCGGTGGAGTTCACGCGCGGGTGTCCGTGGGATTGCGTGTTCTGCAGCGCGTGGACGTTTTATGGACGCAGCTATCGGAAGCGCAGTCCGGAAAGCGCCGCGGAAGAGATGGCTCGCATCAAGGAGCCGGGCGTTTTCCTGGTGGACGATGTGTGCTTTATCGAGCCCGAGCATGGGTTCGCCATCGGTCGAGAACTCGAGAAACGCAACGTGAAGAAGGAGTACTACCTCGAGACCCGTGGCGACGTCCTTCTGCGCAACAAAGAAGTGTTCAAGTACTGGCGCAAGCTGGGGCTGGAATATATGTTCCTCGGGCTCGAGGCGATCGACGACGAAGGTCTGAAGGCGAACCGCAAACGCACGACGGCCGGCAAGAACCTCGAGGCGCTGGAGTTCACGCGCAAAGAGGGAATCACGGTCGCACTGAACATCATTGCTGATCCGAGCTGGGACAAGGCGAAATTCGCGGCGGTGCGCGAGTGGTCGTTGAGTGTGCCGGAGATCGTTTCGATATCGGTGAATACGCCGTATCCGGGGACGGAGTCGTGGCTGACGGAGTCGCGCGAATTCAGCACTCGGGATTACCGGCTGTTCGACGTGCAGCACGCGGTGATGCCGACCAAGATGTCGCTGGAAGAGTTCTATCGAGAGCTCGTCAATACGCAGAAGGCGATGACCATGAAGTATATGGGCTGGCGCGCAGCGCTGGATGCGACGTCGATTGCGGCGAAGCTGTTGATGCGTGGGCAGACGAACTTTGTGAAGATGCTGTTCAAGTTCGACAGCGTGTACAACGCCGAGCGGCAGATCGCCGAGCATCGCGAGCCGGTGAAATATGAGATGAGCATGCCGCAACGCATGACTGGGAAGGTTGACCGGTCGAAACTGTATATCCATCCGCAGGAACTGGTGAAGCTGCAGCCGCAGGGATAG
- a CDS encoding alginate export family protein translates to MKPALLVCLLLCGFVMSAQSPPPIKIGDVTFSGSIRERGEAWDFFDAGTGGNAYGFSGTTIRFGFSQQKTSYDWNVEFLSPILLGLPEQAVQPAPLGQLGLGGSYYAANDKQQNVGFVNLKQAFIRFKSKQDSLRIGRFDFNDGTEVAPADPTLAALKSDRISQRLIGVFGFSDVLRSFDGVQLSSNRGPWNITALGVIPTRGVFQVDAWGWVKTPFVYGAVTRQANLGRKTKADWRIFGLYYNDDRPIVKTDNRSTALRASDLGGINLGTFGGHFLSATPSESGTYDFLAWGAAQFGTWGQLDHRAAAASIEGGWQPTLWKPARPWFRTGYDWTSGDADAKDGTHGTFFSVLPTPRIYARFPFFNAMNNRDIFGEIVFRPGPAVTTRTDIHSLWLSSSHDLWYSGGGAFQPWTFGYAGRPANGSTSLATLYDTSIDIKATSALNFGFYFGYAVGGDVIKKIFTTNANGALGFMEVTYKF, encoded by the coding sequence TTGAAGCCTGCGCTCCTCGTGTGCCTGCTGCTCTGCGGCTTTGTGATGTCCGCGCAATCGCCTCCGCCGATCAAGATCGGCGATGTCACCTTCTCCGGCAGCATTCGCGAGCGCGGCGAGGCTTGGGATTTCTTCGACGCCGGAACCGGCGGCAACGCCTACGGCTTCTCCGGCACCACCATCCGTTTTGGATTCTCGCAACAGAAAACGTCATATGACTGGAACGTCGAATTTCTCTCACCCATCCTTCTCGGTCTTCCCGAGCAGGCCGTTCAACCTGCGCCCTTGGGACAACTAGGCCTCGGCGGTTCTTACTACGCCGCGAATGACAAGCAACAGAACGTCGGCTTCGTAAACCTGAAGCAAGCATTCATTCGCTTCAAATCGAAACAGGACTCTCTTCGCATCGGACGCTTCGATTTCAACGACGGCACCGAAGTCGCTCCCGCCGATCCCACACTCGCCGCATTAAAGAGCGATCGCATCTCCCAGCGTCTCATCGGCGTCTTCGGTTTCTCTGACGTCCTCCGCAGCTTCGACGGCGTCCAACTCTCCTCGAACCGCGGACCCTGGAACATCACGGCTCTCGGTGTAATTCCTACGCGCGGCGTCTTCCAGGTAGACGCGTGGGGATGGGTCAAAACTCCGTTTGTCTATGGCGCCGTTACTCGGCAGGCCAATCTCGGCCGCAAGACCAAAGCCGACTGGCGCATCTTCGGCCTTTACTACAACGACGATCGTCCCATCGTGAAAACCGATAATCGCTCAACTGCACTCCGTGCAAGCGATCTCGGCGGGATCAACCTCGGCACCTTCGGCGGACACTTCCTCTCCGCCACGCCCTCCGAATCAGGAACCTACGACTTCCTCGCCTGGGGAGCCGCGCAATTCGGCACCTGGGGACAACTCGATCACCGCGCCGCAGCCGCGTCCATCGAAGGCGGATGGCAGCCTACACTCTGGAAGCCCGCGCGTCCCTGGTTCCGCACCGGTTACGACTGGACCAGCGGCGATGCCGACGCGAAGGATGGCACTCACGGCACCTTCTTCTCCGTGCTACCTACGCCACGCATCTACGCGCGATTTCCGTTCTTCAACGCGATGAACAACCGCGACATTTTCGGAGAAATAGTGTTCCGCCCTGGACCGGCCGTCACCACGCGCACAGACATCCACAGCCTCTGGCTCAGCAGCAGCCACGATCTCTGGTACTCCGGCGGCGGCGCATTCCAGCCGTGGACCTTTGGCTACGCCGGTCGTCCCGCGAACGGCTCAACGTCACTCGCTACGCTCTACGACACCAGCATCGACATCAAGGCCACATCCGCTTTGAATTTCGGCTTCTATTTCGGATACGCCGTCGGCGGCGATGTGATCAAAAAGATCTTCACCACCAACGCCAACGGCGCATTGGGATTCATGGAAGTGACCTACAAGTTCTAG
- a CDS encoding amidohydrolase family protein, translating to MKKLSGIVRALCAVIVACALFAVVVHFHSLRANASGRPYDVVILNGRVMDPESGLDAMRNVGIRHGKIVAVSTAAITGKRTIDAKGLVVAPGFIDMHEHGQEPRNYQFQAHDGVTTSLELEVGTDDVAQWYANREGKALINYGVSIGHIPVRMKVLKDPGKWLPTGDAEYRASTSEELAEIQQRIQAGLDAGALAVGMGINYTAAASHEEIVDMFRIAAKNGAPVHVHLRWAGIKEPETGLAGLEEVIAAAESTGAPLHVVHVTSMGLRDTPQLIAMIEGAQKRGLDVTTECYPYIAASTGLESAIFEPGWQEKMGITYKDLQWVGTGERLTQETFAKYRKQGGPAVIFSIPEAAARTAVANPMVMIASDGPQFTGPKVHPRGNGTFSRVLGHYVREEHALDLMTALRKMTLMPAQRLEKRTPEFKNKGRIRVGADADITVFDPQRVIDKATFEEPMQYSAGIQFVLVNGVPVVSDGNLAEGVFPGRAARAPVH from the coding sequence ATGAAGAAACTGTCTGGAATTGTGAGGGCGTTATGCGCGGTGATCGTCGCATGCGCCCTTTTTGCTGTCGTCGTCCACTTCCATTCACTTCGCGCCAATGCGAGCGGGCGGCCGTATGACGTCGTGATCTTGAACGGGCGCGTCATGGATCCCGAGTCGGGGCTCGATGCGATGCGGAATGTCGGAATTCGCCACGGGAAGATCGTTGCAGTTTCGACTGCGGCGATTACCGGGAAGCGCACGATTGACGCTAAAGGGTTGGTGGTGGCACCCGGCTTCATCGACATGCATGAGCATGGGCAGGAGCCGCGCAATTACCAGTTCCAGGCCCACGATGGAGTAACGACTTCGCTCGAGTTGGAAGTTGGGACCGACGATGTTGCGCAGTGGTACGCGAATCGCGAAGGGAAGGCGCTGATCAATTATGGCGTGAGCATTGGGCATATCCCGGTGCGAATGAAGGTGCTGAAAGATCCCGGAAAATGGCTACCTACAGGTGACGCGGAGTACCGTGCTTCTACTTCGGAAGAGCTTGCCGAAATCCAACAGAGGATTCAGGCAGGGTTGGACGCGGGAGCGCTCGCAGTGGGAATGGGGATTAACTACACGGCGGCTGCGTCACACGAGGAGATCGTGGACATGTTTCGGATTGCTGCGAAGAACGGCGCGCCGGTGCATGTGCATTTGCGGTGGGCGGGAATCAAAGAGCCGGAGACCGGACTGGCTGGGCTGGAAGAAGTGATTGCGGCGGCGGAGTCTACGGGTGCGCCTCTGCACGTGGTGCATGTCACCAGCATGGGGCTGCGCGACACACCACAGTTGATTGCGATGATCGAAGGTGCGCAGAAGCGTGGGTTGGATGTGACCACGGAGTGCTATCCGTACATTGCCGCAAGTACAGGGCTGGAGAGTGCGATATTTGAGCCCGGATGGCAGGAGAAGATGGGGATCACGTACAAGGACCTGCAATGGGTGGGCACAGGCGAGCGACTGACGCAGGAGACATTCGCGAAATATCGGAAGCAAGGCGGGCCGGCGGTGATCTTCTCGATTCCAGAAGCGGCGGCGAGAACCGCGGTCGCGAATCCGATGGTGATGATCGCGAGCGATGGGCCGCAGTTCACTGGGCCGAAGGTGCATCCGCGCGGGAACGGGACGTTTTCACGTGTGCTGGGACACTACGTGCGCGAGGAACATGCGCTCGATTTGATGACCGCGCTGAGAAAAATGACCTTGATGCCGGCGCAACGGTTGGAGAAACGGACGCCGGAATTCAAGAACAAAGGCCGCATTCGCGTAGGCGCTGATGCCGACATCACCGTGTTCGATCCGCAACGCGTGATTGATAAAGCGACGTTTGAAGAGCCGATGCAGTATTCCGCGGGGATTCAGTTCGTGCTGGTGAATGGAGTGCCCGTGGTGAGTGACGGCAACCTCGCGGAGGGAGTCTTCCCGGGACGTGCGGCGCGCGCGCCCGTGCACTAG
- a CDS encoding ABC transporter permease, which translates to MHDVRLAFRQFLKSPGFVFTVVLTIALGIGANTAIFTLVHAVLLKSLPVVDPNTLYRIGDKDDCCVNGGFMGDDGDFDLFSYDLYTSLRDNTPEFEQLAAMQSGGNEMSVRRGSALGKALRTEYVSGNYFTTFGIVPYTGRLMTMSDDVTGAAPAVVMSYTTWQNDYAGDPSLVGSTLYLQGKPVTVIGIAPPGFYGDRLRSSPPALWIPLAIEPVLEGNTSILHVRESNWLYAIGRLKPGVQIGPLQAKVSNTLRVWLSGVEMYTRNGGKEVIPKQHVVIVPAGGGIQNMQQETGKGLYLLMAISALVLLVACANVANLLLARGATRRTEISIRMAMGAARKRLIRSMLVESVLLAFMAGLVGLVVAYAGTRTILSLAFPDSPQLPIHATPSLPVLGFALLLSLGTGVIFGIVPAWITSHSDPADALRGTSRTTKDGASMPQKWLIVFQAALSLALLVSAGLMTKSLRNLQHQDFGLKTDNRYVVHFDLMGAGYTPTTLQPLYQRLEERFGSIPGVDGVGIALYSTLEGNNWGEGIRIEGRPEPGPQEDNGSSWDRVNPQFFKMMGQPILRGRGLQESDTPTSQFVAVVNEAFVKKFFPKEEPIGKHFGVFDMKYSGAFEIVGVVKDAKYQDPHQKMRAMYFRPLTQELKVEEPNAKMAEGRSLYANSITLHFSQPPSNVDELVRRTLADIDPNITINSLHSLEFQIGDNLTQERLISRLTMLFGALALILASVGLYGITSYAVARRTGEIGLRMALGADRGNVVRLVLRGVAVRVGLGLAIGIPLTLIGGHYMADQLYNVKAWDPASLAIGIAVLSAAALVAGFIPARRAASIEPMQALRIE; encoded by the coding sequence ATGCATGATGTACGCCTCGCTTTTCGTCAGTTCCTGAAGTCGCCGGGATTTGTGTTCACCGTAGTGCTGACGATCGCGCTGGGAATTGGCGCCAACACGGCGATCTTCACTCTGGTTCATGCGGTGCTGTTGAAGTCTCTGCCCGTGGTGGATCCCAATACTCTGTATCGAATTGGCGACAAGGACGACTGCTGCGTGAATGGCGGCTTCATGGGCGACGATGGCGACTTCGACTTGTTCTCATACGACCTCTACACGAGCCTCCGCGATAACACGCCGGAGTTCGAGCAACTGGCGGCCATGCAATCGGGCGGGAACGAGATGTCGGTCCGGCGGGGATCAGCGCTAGGTAAGGCGCTGCGCACCGAGTACGTGTCGGGAAATTACTTCACCACGTTCGGAATTGTTCCTTACACCGGTCGGCTCATGACGATGAGTGATGACGTTACCGGCGCCGCGCCGGCGGTGGTGATGAGCTACACGACGTGGCAGAACGATTATGCTGGCGATCCTTCGCTGGTTGGTTCCACGTTGTATCTGCAAGGCAAGCCGGTGACGGTGATTGGCATTGCGCCGCCGGGATTCTATGGGGACCGCCTGCGCAGCAGTCCGCCGGCACTGTGGATTCCGCTGGCAATCGAGCCGGTGCTGGAAGGGAACACTTCGATCCTTCACGTGAGAGAGAGCAATTGGCTCTATGCAATTGGACGCCTCAAGCCCGGGGTGCAGATAGGACCGCTGCAAGCGAAGGTGTCGAACACTCTGCGGGTGTGGCTGTCGGGCGTGGAGATGTACACCCGCAACGGTGGGAAAGAGGTGATCCCGAAGCAGCACGTGGTGATCGTGCCGGCGGGGGGCGGGATCCAGAACATGCAGCAGGAGACCGGGAAGGGCCTGTATCTGCTCATGGCGATCTCTGCGCTGGTGTTATTGGTGGCGTGCGCGAACGTGGCGAACTTGCTGCTGGCGCGCGGCGCGACACGGCGAACGGAAATTTCCATTCGCATGGCGATGGGCGCGGCGCGGAAGAGGTTAATTCGCTCGATGCTTGTGGAGAGCGTTCTGCTCGCGTTCATGGCGGGGCTGGTTGGACTTGTGGTGGCTTACGCGGGAACGCGGACGATTCTCTCGCTGGCATTCCCGGATTCGCCGCAGTTGCCTATCCATGCGACGCCATCGTTACCGGTGTTGGGATTTGCACTGCTGTTGTCGCTGGGCACAGGGGTGATCTTCGGCATCGTGCCGGCGTGGATTACGTCACATTCCGATCCGGCAGATGCGCTGCGCGGAACCAGCCGCACGACCAAAGACGGAGCATCGATGCCGCAGAAGTGGTTGATCGTGTTCCAGGCGGCGCTCTCGTTGGCGCTGCTGGTAAGTGCGGGACTGATGACGAAGAGCCTGCGCAACTTGCAGCACCAGGACTTCGGCTTAAAGACCGACAACCGCTACGTGGTGCACTTTGACCTTATGGGCGCCGGATACACGCCCACCACTTTGCAGCCGCTGTATCAGCGATTGGAAGAGCGGTTCGGTTCGATTCCGGGAGTGGACGGTGTAGGTATCGCGCTCTACAGCACGCTCGAGGGAAACAACTGGGGCGAGGGCATTCGTATAGAAGGGCGTCCGGAGCCGGGGCCGCAGGAGGATAACGGGTCGTCGTGGGACCGTGTGAATCCGCAATTCTTCAAGATGATGGGTCAGCCGATTCTGCGCGGGCGCGGGTTACAGGAGTCGGACACGCCGACATCGCAGTTCGTGGCGGTGGTCAACGAGGCGTTTGTGAAGAAGTTCTTCCCGAAGGAAGAGCCGATCGGCAAGCACTTCGGAGTTTTCGATATGAAGTATTCCGGTGCGTTCGAGATCGTGGGAGTGGTGAAGGACGCCAAGTATCAGGACCCGCACCAGAAGATGCGAGCGATGTATTTCCGTCCGCTGACGCAGGAATTGAAAGTGGAAGAACCGAACGCCAAAATGGCGGAGGGACGATCGCTCTACGCCAACTCGATCACGCTGCACTTTTCGCAGCCGCCATCGAACGTGGATGAACTGGTCCGGAGGACGCTGGCGGACATTGATCCCAACATCACGATCAACAGCCTGCATTCGCTGGAATTCCAGATTGGCGACAACCTCACACAGGAACGTTTGATTTCACGGCTGACGATGTTGTTTGGCGCACTCGCGCTGATACTCGCGTCGGTGGGACTGTACGGAATTACGTCGTATGCGGTGGCCCGCCGGACGGGGGAGATTGGATTGCGGATGGCCCTTGGTGCGGACCGCGGCAACGTGGTGCGGCTGGTATTGCGTGGGGTAGCCGTTCGAGTGGGATTGGGGCTGGCGATTGGGATCCCGCTCACGCTGATCGGGGGGCATTACATGGCGGACCAGCTCTACAACGTGAAGGCGTGGGACCCGGCGAGTCTGGCGATCGGGATCGCGGTGCTGTCGGCTGCGGCGCTGGTGGCAGGATTTATTCCGGCGCGGAGGGCGGCAAGTATTGAGCCAATGCAGGCTTTAAGGATTGAGTGA